CTATTTTCCAGATTATTCTCTGATAACCTTGCTTATTCTGACTGATGTCATGTACTGGCAACAAAGGTCTTAAAAATAAGCAGCTTTTAGAGGGCTGTCAGATCACTTAACGCTCATTGCGCTTTCCTTTCTCACAGTATCCATGTCGGCTGCAAAAGCAAAAAAGCCTGGATGGAAATGATCTTTCTCACAAACCGTAACATCTGGTACACAGCTGCTGTGCCGCCTGAAATACCAAGTTAACAGGGTAACAGAGCAGTTCAAGCTTTCCCAAAAGCAGCATTGCTGGGTTTCTAAATATGACTTCTAAATTATACTCCAGTGAAACATCAAGAAAACTATACTCTCCTTCCCAAACACCAGATTCTCAGCATTCAGGCCAGCTAAGCGACAGACTGGCCTGTTTCTTCAGATGACTTTTTCCCACCTACTACACTTTTATTTACAACTCTAGCATACAGATTAAAGCTCATGCATTTTAAGCAAAACAGAGTAAAAAGGATCTGGTATACTATGAAGGCAGTGTTCAACAAATCTTTGCTTCACCGCCCAGGCTAAGCAAAACACCTGTATCTTTCACAATCTCATTCCCAAGCACAGCTTAATGCTTCCTTTGTTCCAGAAAGGTGAAAGCCATTTACAAAATACACACTATTCTGCTAGCTAAAGAGACAGTTAATGTCATTGTTGCTCCCttgccaccccctgcccccaaagtcttgtcccctttttaaaaactctgcagTCCTATCAGTTAACCCTGAAAGGAAGATGGCATAACCAATACCAGGAACACGAACTTGGACCACAATCATTTCAACCACTGTGAAAGAGTCCTGGCATGGCAAACTCAGTAGCAGTAGCCACAACATGAAGGGCACAAAAGATAGATGTGTGGACTAGAAAGCAGCTTAATTTGGAAACAGGGAGGCTTCCCCCTCTGAGATATTACATTCACCACTAATATCAAGGCTCATATTCACTGATTTTTCATCATATGCATACTTACATACCCACACACAACTGAATAGCCAATCATAACAACGCATTCTCCTAACCTTGAATTACAAACTCAAATTTTAGACTTTAAGAAACATGTTACTACTGTACTGAGAATAGCTGTGATTTACATTATTTTCAATACACCAAACAGTAGTCTTTTccacatggggctttttcatcGGCTCTGACCCCATACTGCATCAATGTAGCTCCAGACTTCTGCATGCGTGGTCAAAATACCCTGCTTCCCAGCCTTTTTTGCATTCCACATAGAGAAAGGCTGCAACTGCTACAGAACTGACCTTTCctcagcttttctgcagcttttctcgcTGCACACATACTCCAAtggtttttttccagcaaagtcaacCTGGGGCGTTTCTGAAGtcagaatgctttcttcggtGAGAGGCCTGGCCCTGGCACTGCAGTTCACCCTTCCCTTTATTCCCCTGAACCTTGATTGGTTGAATAGCAACCAAtccaatttttttcctgaattaaaaaaattaaattgcaacattgcaacatcagtgccatttaaaaagagaaaaaataaacccttgtaagtttcctcagttgatcaaATGAGGAAACTGACTAATCCTTAGCCCACAGCAGAATccaggcatttttctagtgcagaaataaagagACACCACTTCGGTTCAACTCTCTCAAAGTGTAGAActaaagaatcaaagcagtacaGGGCCAGAACTTATGAATAAAGCAGATCCAGTCCTCATGGACTGAATACTCAGAAAGCCCagtgtaaagttcaccatgcagaagagCCCACTGGTTGGGTTTATTGACTTAGGGATGAAATCAAAGAATTGCAAACAGAGCACAGTCACAAAACAAGTCTTTCCCATCTACCCCTTCCCTCTGGTCCagttcactgcccccccccccgaaagctgttcctgagggtcagGGGAGTCTACAGCAAGAAGTAGAACTGGAAATCCTTCCTTGCTTTTGGAGAAGATAAATGCCTTTCCACTCCAAGAAGAGTCCAGATCTGTGAGAAAAGTTGCTGATACAACAGCTGATACCTTTGGTATCTTTGTTTTACCAATAATATGCAGCTATGGGTTTATTATCTTTTTTCCAGTACTGTACTGTTTTGCAGCTGTATTCCACAGGTGTGATGTAAAGCTTAACTGTTATCACAGACTATTTAAAGAGACCTTTGTAAGAGGCCCCACCCTTTCCTAGCTGAAATGGTACGATTCTTCCCCCCCTCCCGGCTTCCTGGTAAAACCCTGATTCTATTCATTTTAGGCAGCTCTCTCACTTCCTACATAGATCGGCTAAGAGGGTGGTTCTTACCACAGACACTATTCCTGTGTGCTCATCAAAGAGTAACAGGAAGAGACCTCAGGCATCGGCAAGGATGTAAGATTCTTCCTGAGCAAACAACTCACACATGCCTAAAAAAGAAAGCTGTTGACAAGCAATAAGCCAGAATTCCAGAAAGGCTGGCACAAATCTGATCAGCTTTTAAATCTCTTTATAGAAAGGATTACAAAGGTCAAACTAGTATGTTGACACCTTGGAAATTAGAAGTTGTATTTTGGGAGCACAAAGCATTTATCAATCAGGATGCCACTGAAATATTTAAATAGTCACCCTAACTAATAATTTATGAAATTTCTTCAGATTCTCACAGATCCTATCCCTTGAAATCAATGCTAGGCAATAAGATACACAGCAACTTTAGGTATCCATTTACTGGTCTAGAAGAAATTGCAATATATTTGTTTCCTTCCAAGATGCCAATCAAATCAACTTTATAGCAAGCTATTTGCTCAGAGAAATTACTGCCTCCTATAGAAGTGGGAACTGTAAATCATCTTGTATCAGTACAAGATTAACACTTTGTTTTCCAAATAGAAATAACCGCCCAATACTTACAACTTTTGAGCAGGCATGCTAATATGCTATAGCACTGTTATAAGGTAAACCTAAGCTACTTCCCAATTTGGAACATAAGTTGCATTTATAATTGCACCTCGATTCCTTTAGCAACATTATGAAAACAGCAGTCTTGCCGAATTCAGAAATGAGTAAGAAGAAACTGCACTCAAACTCTCGTTTATCATTCATCTGTCTATTCATTAGAAACCATATTAACAGGGCTGGAAGTTATCAACAGAGCACTAGATTCCACAATCATAGGGGAGGAGGCTAGAAGGATAACCAGGAAATCAGCATATATCATGATGTGGTCAATAATATAATAACACTTACTTCACCCATGGAGAATGTTACATAAATCAGGTAAGATACATCTTGCTCCCTCCTTTACTTATAACACATAAAAATGCAGATGCTGTGAGCTAATTAACCAAGTGGTTAAATTTACACTTTGAAGGTCACTTAATACATATAATTCTTATTTGCATATTTCAACTTGCACCCTCTTTTTCTTCCAAAGCAATCAGAGCAAGTTTCTTCCTCCGTTATTCTTCCTGCCCACCCTGTACAAAGCAGTCTCCTGTCCAGTCAATGCTCTGCACCAAACTGGGCTTAGGTTCCAAAGCAGAAGCTTGCTGCATTTTGAAAGTCAACACAGGTCTCAGCAATATGAATTGTTACCATGACTAcagaaaaactgttttaaaacagTGCAGAGACGGGTTTGGAGACTCACAGTAAAATGCGGTTCTTGAAACTAAGAAAGTTTAGTTTTGCAAACTTCTTGGATGGCAAACAGCAGTGAAACTATATAATAAGCCACtcagagctccttagaggaaataCAAGGTGTGTAACTATAATAAATGCATATTGAAACAAATTCCTGAAACTTTTAGAACTCAGTATTTATAGGCcaccttgcaaaaaaaaatggcGTTATTGAGGCTGTCTCACTTACCTCCAACACTATTGCAACGAGAAGTCATTTCCCAGAGAACTAAAGCCATGGAATAGACGTCAGTCTGCTTGAAAGATTCAACATTATCCAAGTTCATTCTGGATTCCAGAACTTCAGGAGCCATGTACCTTGCTGTGCCAACCTGTaaacatttttacaaaatgaacAATTAAAAGTGGAGTTTGGACAGTTAATGTCACTCAGTAATCTATTCTGGGAAGAAACGTATGTCTAGCTTCCATATGGGTAAATGTGGTAATCTGTGGCACAAATGTGAAAAACAAGCATTGCGGCTCCATGTTAAATTGTTGAGCAATACCACTGCAGTGAAAACAAAACCTGCTCTCTAGCCCTGAAAAAGGGTCGCCCAGCTCTCGAAGGCAAGGGTCCTACAGGGGAATACAGAATCTCTCCTATGGTGTACAAGGTTTATCTCCAAATGAGGGTTACCCAACACAGGTGTTGGTGTTAGTAGGGTTTTTGCTAGCAATACTTTAAATACTTTAGCTTTTCTACTGTGCCCACAGCTCACCTGCCCACTGTTCGCCAGATCATCTACAGagagagttggatccagcctCAGAGACAGCCCGAAGTCACAGAGGCAGCAAGTTAAATCATTTTTCACCAAGATATTGGAACTCTTTAGATCTCTGTGGACAATAGGCGTCTTGGGTCGGCCACAAGGTGTATGGTCACTGTGCAGGTGGGCAATCCCACGAGCCAAAGAGCCACCCAGTTTCCAGAGGTCCTCCCAGCTAATGATGTGTTTTATGAGGTATTCCTGCAAGTTTCCCCTCGAGTGGAAAGCAGTGATCAACCAGTACTGTTTGCCTAGGTCTGTCTTGCGCTCCTCTGCGGTCAAGAACTGAAGGATGTTCTCATGCTTCAGGTTTATATCTGAAAAGATGTCTTTCTCAGTCTTCCAAGAAGCATATTCTTCATAAGGGAAGATCTTGACAGCCACGGTTTCAAACTGTTCTGATGTATTTTGCTTCAGTTTCGCTTTATAGACTTCAGCAAACCTCCCTTTGCCCACAAGCGTGTCTAACTCAATGGGTAACAGTTCGGTATTGTGGTTAATGTTGTTGGCGCAAGTAGAACTGATGTCAGAACGGTCGTCATCtaacatgatagcacaaacatcGCTACAGTCTTTATGTTTTTTGGATTTCACATTCTTCTCCCATGCCTTGTtgagcttcctcctcctctgaatACGGTAGCAGTAAAAGATGAGAATCACAGCAACGGTGACCACAAGTAATGGGACAAGGCTTATTATTGCAACTTTAGAAATCACATCTTTTACTTCTTCTACACTTGAGGGGGTATCTGGAAGAAAGAGATAAAAATCTGCTTACATATGCTTTATGGATATACTTTACTAACCTTACATTATGGTAAAATgactttttccttaaaaaaaaaagttgaatgtGTTTTCACAGAAGCAACTGATTTTATTTCAACATTACCCTGTATCTACAGAACCATGCAATTGGTTCCATATTCCAAAGGGGAGGCCTATTCTATTGCTTAAACAGTAGGATCCTTTACCACATGGCAACTAAAAACAGAATCTTTAGAGATCAGCAAactagtgtggtatagtagttggagtgctggactaggatctcgtAGACTCAAGTTTGAATCTCCACACTGGTATGAAagggtgaccatgggccactcactctcagcttaacctacctcggggggggggtgttgtgaggatcaactgaaagagagaatgatgtaagctcctttggggtccccatcagggagaaaggtgggggtaaAAATGAAGTTACTAATAAATGGCAGCATTGTCTAATGACTTGGGAGAAGGCATTTCCTTACTGTTCTTCACCACCCAGTGTCTGTATCTAATGCcactgccatttatttatttttttaaaaaaccctcaaaacttgtgtttattttattttgtcagttgccttggagaccTGTCTTTAGGCACATAcaagacaaaataaataaaaaaatacaattgCACTCGATGCAAACCGGACACTGAGATCACCAGAAACGTTTAAGATCCTGGCCATAGTTTTTACTGTCGCAAGTAATATTATTGCACATATTATGTTAAAACCCAGAATGTCATACTACATTACTTCCCCTTCTCCTACATTCTGCATTTTAAACTGGAATAAAAAAGGAGACACTTGCAAATTCCCAGTGAGTGCATAAAGCATGCAGAATGGGGTCTGTCCCAACTTCATAGTTCAGCTATATCACCAAAACTGATTAGTATGAAGCTAGCACAGAGCAGATACAGTCATTTGTGTAACTATAGGTCTGAGACTAAAAAAAGGAAATGGGCAAGAGTCCCCCCGCCCTGCCAAAATATATAGATATAAACACTTAGTGTAGCCTGAAGTAGCATTGCATCTTTGTTTTTTACTATTAAATTAACTTATTAAAGCAAGGTATTTTAGGATTATTTCTTCCCACCTGTGTAAAAATTTCACTCTATAAATGAAAAACTAGTCTGAGTGAGACAGACAATGGAACTGGTAACCATAGTGGAATGAGTTGCTTGTTTAAACAAACTCTCAGGCTGTCTGCTGCAACTTTGTTTTAAGCAGAGATTTCGAATACTGAGGAAAAATGTCAGtatagaaaagggaggggggagagtccCAAAGTTGACAGTGGACCGTAGGCTGTGTGGTGAGTAGTctatgcacttttaaaaaaaatactgaacatACATTTGAAAAGTCACTGAAAACGTCACTGGCATGAAAAAGGTGAGCAGCTACGAAACCCAAACCCAAAGAGTAAAAAAGAAAAGCTGACAAATCACCTGCTTTCCACAGGATGATGAAATGTTAAAGTGTCAGTGCCTGCCAATTAGGGTCAAAGTGCCTGTCGTAAGTATAACCATACCCCCAATAGTCATTCTTGTACAGGAAAAACCACTTCTGGACTAGAGGGGCGAACCCGGAAGTGACAAGCTGAACAATGCTTAATCTTTTGCCTAAACCAAACCACCCCCTTCCCAGCGGCTCTTGTAGAGTTTCATATCATTTTCAATTATCAGGGAGGAAGTAAGTTTGCTCAAGGAGACACTGGACAGAATAATGGTTAGGGTAATGATAGTACATTTGGAGGCTGTTAATACATAGGACTGCCATAAGTTGAGAGCGACTTGAcagcatgcgcgcacacacacacacgctactTCTACACTCTTACACCACATAAGCAGCCTTTTTTCTACAAAAAAATGGGCAGTGGGCTATCACTTCTCATGTGTACCTTGGTCCTTTGAAGGGAGCTATGTTGAAACAATTCTAGTCAAACAGTTGCTCTGTATATCACACATTTTAATGTTGTTAGACATCTGAGaaggctgtttttttaaaggtttttaatcTGTCTTGTTAAATATTCTAGAACTCACAATCTGAAAAATGTGCCCAGAAAAATTCCTTACTGAGGCTACAGATATTGCCAGTCACTGGTGAACATAGTCTCTATAGGCAGAAAGTGAGAATGGTAAAAGACTTGTAAAGAACTACCCACATGATAGCTGAAATTACTAGCAGCAATAGTCAGCTAAAGCCAACAGAAGAAAAAGGACAGCTTATAAGGGGCAAAGACACGAACAGATGACAAAACAATAGTTGAAGTTATAAGAAGTACCTCACTGAAGATGAGAATAATGCATAACCCAAAACAGATGCTGGAGAGGCAAAGAAGTGGGCAAGGCTTGATCTTTAAAAGCACTCTTGCATGAACACAAAGATCGGCGGCAGATTCTGAAACTGTGGGTTCATTCAATAACAAGGGAGGAAACATGCCAAACTTCACAAAAATGTTTTGTGGCATATTTAATACCATCAGTTTAGAGTGAGTGCTAGATGCTTATCAGGTTAGTGTGAACATTCACCCAATTTACAAACTTCAGCAAAATGACAGGGGCCTGTGTGAGGCAGTTTACGCACAGTACACTCATTCTGTttttctctgttgctgctgtgcttcCAGCGGAAGTGCTCTCATAACTAGTCTGCttcttttctctgctttttctgCGTTGGCAAATTGGGCTTTCCTTTGAACAGGTGAAGGACTGTATTTTAGTTCCATTGGCCCTTCTGCCACCATGGAGGCAGTgaagcaccaccctctgttctttcttttctttttcacataCACTATATTGACACAGTGGTATAACACTAGACAGAGTGGTGTTCCCAGGGCAACAGAGTTTACCTAGGTCCATTCCCCCCATTCAAACATGTGCAGGCTTACTGGGACCCCTATTAAAGCAGGAGGACTTGGCTCCACACTTCTCTCCCTTTTGCTCACATACAAGTACCATGTCGCACATCCTTCCTCCTGTCTTACCTTCCAAGCCCCTAATCGCCAGCTATAGAAAACCCTCCTCCCCGCTTGGGTTCAAATTTCTGTTTGCCTGATCAGCTTGAAGCAGTCCGTTTTAGCAGTCAGCatattaaaggaaaaaaaggaacttTAATAGCTAAGCATACCATTCAGCTGTAAGATaagaccacccccaccccccattacaCATCCTAAGAAACTCAGTTTATAGTTATCTGCTATAGTGGTTCATCAAtatagtctttaaaaaaatggtgggcaCTGTCAGGGCAAATGGCAGCAGCtgagaaaaaaggagggaggggggcatggAAGTGGCTGGATGTGGGCGGGACCTATAAAACTGCAGCAAACTATTAACTCCACAAAAAAGGCTTCAGAGAATTCCTTACAGAAAAATCGGCACAAAGGTGGTCtgcaaaaaaaagaggggagggagatTTGAAAGGAAATTGTCAGAGCAATGACTGGCAAACAACATTGTATGAAAGGCTGGGGGAAGAATGACGTAGTTAAGAAGCCAAGAGGGAGCAAAATCTCCATATATAAATAATCTGAGAAAGCAGCACACCAACCGCTTCATTAACCTACCCCAAAAGGATTTACAAGCCATTTTCATAGTATCAATTAACATTTGTCCAGCACCCAATGGGCCACGATACTTGAGCTGCTCAACTGAGCCTAATAATTGCATGATTTTCAGGTGTGAGGATCATAAAACCCCAATTTTATCTCATCTAAGTCAAGAAAGCAGCTCAATTCCAGCAGTTAGTCTTTCCCCCCACAGCTATAATTAGTCTTTGGCACAATAATACAGAGCACATAATACAAACCACCTATCATTTCATTTGTCCCTTATTTCTAAAATACATCGAGCAAAAAAAGTGTCCTATAGAAAGAGGgaaataagctttcaaaagtatGCCCATCACTTCAACAGTGGGACGATTTCACACAGGAAGTGAGTACTAGAAGAGAAAGCAACAAGAGGTTTTCAAGCTAAGATAGGGGATTGGGCTGTTTTGTTCAGTAACTGTGTTACTATTTAGAAAATAGACAAGTGGGTGACCCTcaaggagttgggggggggatctcattctttttc
Above is a window of Eublepharis macularius isolate TG4126 chromosome 11, MPM_Emac_v1.0, whole genome shotgun sequence DNA encoding:
- the TGFBR2 gene encoding TGF-beta receptor type-2, whose product is MSWLPRRVLLWALLNSTAPPLARVTAEGHATKMLHGAVPLRALCKFCDVRTTSCTNEGHCISDCNITSICEDVNEVCAAVWRKNDENITLETICHDPNQVLYGHKLDDFNSKKCVMKEMKGDGGLLFMCSCREEECNDVLIFSENTPSSVEEVKDVISKVAIISLVPLLVVTVAVILIFYCYRIQRRRKLNKAWEKNVKSKKHKDCSDVCAIMLDDDRSDISSTCANNINHNTELLPIELDTLVGKGRFAEVYKAKLKQNTSEQFETVAVKIFPYEEYASWKTEKDIFSDINLKHENILQFLTAEERKTDLGKQYWLITAFHSRGNLQEYLIKHIISWEDLWKLGGSLARGIAHLHSDHTPCGRPKTPIVHRDLKSSNILVKNDLTCCLCDFGLSLRLDPTLSVDDLANSGQVGTARYMAPEVLESRMNLDNVESFKQTDVYSMALVLWEMTSRCNSVGEVKDYEPPFGSKVREHPCVESMKDNVLRDRGRPEIPSSWLNHQGIQKVCETLVECWDHDPEARLTAQCVAERFNDLEYQDRLSGRSSSEEKIPEDSSVNSAK